A window of Rhododendron vialii isolate Sample 1 chromosome 11a, ASM3025357v1 contains these coding sequences:
- the LOC131307246 gene encoding xylan glycosyltransferase MUCI21-like: protein MLILISLKNSRVFMNEDEMVTMMKALGFRVVIAQPDMMANMEKFVEIVNSCSILVGAHGAGLTNAVFLPEGAVLMQVVGLGIDWISNTYFGIPALGMGLNYIDYKIEPEESSLISLYGKDHPVIVDLKSITSKGFEVGRAVYLIKQNFNIDVVRFRKTLVKALGLLGRSAPLG from the coding sequence ATGTTGATACTTATATCTCTCAAAAACTCAAGGGTCTTTATGAATGAAGATGAGATGGTGACCATGATGAAGGCATTGGGCTTCAGAGTTGTCATCGCACAGCCTGATATGATGGCTAATATGGAAAAATTTGTGGAGATAGTAAACTCGTGCAGCATATTGGTTGGTGCCCACGGTGCTGGGCTTACAAATGCTGTCTTCTTGCCGGAAGGGGCTGTCCTGATGCAAGTGGTGGGGCTGGGCATAGATTGGATATCGAACACTTACTTTGGCATCCCAGCTCTAGGAATGGGTTTGAATTACATAGATTACAAAATTGAACCAGAGGAAAGCTCTCTCATCTCTTTGTATGGCAAAGATCACCCTGTCATTGTTGATCTGAAATCCATAACCTCGAAAGGGTTTGAGGTTGGTAGGGCTGTGTACCTTATAAAGCAGAATTTTAATATTGATGTTGTAAGGTTTAGAAAGACTCTTGTCAAAGCACTTGGACTTCTTGGACGCTCAGCTCCTTTGGGCTGA